A genomic segment from Micropterus dolomieu isolate WLL.071019.BEF.003 ecotype Adirondacks linkage group LG03, ASM2129224v1, whole genome shotgun sequence encodes:
- the LOC123968830 gene encoding transmembrane protein 158 gives MLNDSPTLLLALTAVAGLLQRCQGWSDEDLLLPPINSSNRFMANLEVDVRFSKRSVEESEASPDASSLQTLSQCNVSVQRILPTSLVARWDSSFGFQCDVLIYTTNNHGRAFFSASFNRAISPVVIEHLGVTGGQQELRLCVGCGMSRYRRFSQGRSRGQQTGDQVTFCCVDFSLDELKGDKSWRLNRKPIESTLVACFMTLVIIVWSVAALIWPVPIIAGFLPNGMEQRRPR, from the coding sequence ATGCTGAACGACTCTCCGACTCTCCTGCTGGCTCTCACCGCGGTGGCCGGACTTCTCCAGCGATGCCAAGGCTGGAGCGACGAAGACCTCCTCCTGCCGCCCATCAACTCCTCCAACAGGTTCATGGCCAACCTGGAGGTGGACGTGCGGTTCTCCAAGAGGTCTGTGGAGGAGAGCGAAGCCTCGCCCGACGCCTCCTCCCTTCAGACTCTGTCCCAGTGCAACGTGAGCGTCCAGAGAATCCTGCCCACATCGCTGGTGGCCCGCTGGGACAGCAGCTTCGGCTTCCAGTGTGATGTGCTCATCTACACCACCAATAACCACGGGAGGGCTTTTTTCTCCGCGTCTTTCAACAGGGCGATCTCGCCTGTCGTCATCGAGCATCTGGGGGTCACCGGGGGTCAGCAGGAGTTGCGGTTGTGCGTGGGCTGCGGGATGTCCCGGTACCGGAGGTTCAGTCAGGGCAGGTCGAGGGGCCAGCAGACCGGGGATCAGGTCACTTTCTGCTGCGTGGATTTCAGCCTCGACGAGCTGAAGGGGGACAAAAGTTGGAGGTTGAACAGAAAGCCCATCGAGTCGACACTTGTGGCTTGTTTTATGACACTGGTCATCATTGTGTGGAGTGTTGCTGCTCTCATATGGCCAGTCCCGATCATTGCAGGATTTCTGCCCAATGGGATGGAGCAGAGGAGACCGAGATAA